The proteins below come from a single Clarias gariepinus isolate MV-2021 ecotype Netherlands chromosome 17, CGAR_prim_01v2, whole genome shotgun sequence genomic window:
- the stc1l gene encoding stanniocalcin 1, like codes for MLLRIGFLVFLVSALSAFETKQYAPAIRKTRFSANSPSEVVRCLNSASQVGCSTFSCLENSTCDIDGMHDICNIFLHAAAVFNTEGKTFFKESIKCISNGISSKVYQTIRRCGTFQKMITEVQEECYKKLDICGVARSNSDAIGEVVQVPRNFPNRYYSTLLQTLMDCDEETVEVVRSGLVARLDPDMLTLVQLLQKKPCSQDFGHGTTAMDSLEGFRWPMGAPMFKIQPDLHNREPNHLFAKKRSVEDKILTNKMLTTLKK; via the exons ATGCTCTTAAGAATTGGTTTCCTCGTATTTCTTGTTTCAGCTTTATCTGCCTTTGAAACAAAGCAGTATGCACCTGCAATACGAAAAACTCGTTTCTCAGCCAATAGTCCAT CGGAAGTGGTCCGCTGTCTGAACAGTGCTTCACAAGTGGGTTGTAGCACATTCTCTTGCCTAGAAAATTCTACCTGTGACATTGATGGTATGCATGACATTTGTAACATCTTTCTTCATGCAGCGGCAGTATTTAACACAGAg GGTAAGACCTTTTTCAAGGAGAGCATCAAATGCATTTCCAATGGCATCTCCTCCAAGGTTTATCAGACTATCCGACGCTGTGGCACTTTCCAGAAAATGATTACTGAAGTGCAAGAGGAGTGTTACAAAAAACTGGACATCTGTGGAGTGGCCCGCTCAAACTCTGATGCCATTGGAGAAGTTGTGCAGGTGCCCAGAAATTTTCCAAACAG GTACTACAGCACATTGCTGCAAACCTTAATGGACTGTGATGAGGAGACAGTAGAAGTTGTCCGCTCTGGACTTGTGGCTAGGCTTGACCCTGACATGCTGACCCTCGTTCAATTGCTGCAGAAAAAGCCCTGTTCCCAGGACTTTGGTCATGGTACCACTGCTATGGATAGCCTTGAAGGCTTCCGCTGGCCCATGGGAGCACCCATGTTTAAGATCCAGCCCGATTTGCACAACAGGGAACCAAATCACCTCTTTGCCAAGAAACGTTCAGTTGAAGATAAAATACTTACCAACAAGATGTTAACTACATTAAAGAAAtga